In Alicyclobacillus macrosporangiidus CPP55, a single window of DNA contains:
- the rpoZ gene encoding DNA-directed RNA polymerase subunit omega: MLYPSIDHLMSLTDSKYSLVVATSKRARQLQERTMHQPGSSTTKNVSRALWEIAEGKVRFYRTKEGLK; this comes from the coding sequence GTGCTGTATCCATCCATCGATCACCTGATGAGTCTGACGGACAGCAAGTACAGCCTGGTGGTGGCGACGTCGAAACGGGCACGCCAACTGCAAGAGCGGACGATGCATCAACCGGGATCGAGCACGACGAAGAATGTGAGCCGTGCCCTGTGGGAGATCGCCGAAGGCAAGGTGCGGTTCTACCGGACCAAGGAAGGGCTGAAGTGA
- the gmk gene encoding guanylate kinase — translation MAHARGSGILFVLSGPSGAGKGTVCKALMETLPDMRLSVSVTTRPPRPGEQHGVNYFFHTKAEFEAMIENGELLEWARVFDNYYGTPRAYVEENLAAGHDVLLEIDIQGAMQVKRAYPQGVFIFLIPPSATELEARILGRGTETEDSFRQRFGAARHELQMMKEYNYVVVNDVVEAACARIRAIMTAEHCSVSRNLHLLSEW, via the coding sequence ATGGCTCATGCCCGGGGCTCCGGGATTCTGTTTGTCCTCAGCGGCCCGTCCGGGGCCGGCAAAGGGACGGTGTGCAAGGCCCTGATGGAGACACTGCCAGACATGCGCCTGTCCGTGTCGGTGACGACGCGCCCGCCGCGGCCCGGAGAACAGCACGGGGTGAACTATTTCTTCCACACCAAGGCGGAGTTCGAGGCGATGATCGAGAACGGGGAGTTGCTCGAGTGGGCCAGGGTGTTCGATAATTACTACGGAACGCCGCGCGCCTACGTCGAAGAGAATCTGGCGGCGGGGCACGACGTGCTGTTGGAGATCGACATCCAGGGAGCCATGCAGGTGAAGCGCGCCTATCCGCAGGGGGTGTTCATCTTTCTCATTCCCCCGTCGGCCACGGAACTCGAGGCGCGCATCCTGGGGCGCGGGACGGAGACGGAAGACTCGTTCCGCCAGCGGTTCGGGGCCGCCCGCCACGAGCTGCAGATGATGAAGGAATATAATTATGTGGTCGTCAACGACGTCGTCGAGGCGGCCTGCGCGCGCATCCGCGCCATCATGACGGCCGAGCACTGCAGCGTGTCGCGCAATCTGCATCTGTTATCCGAATGGTAG
- the remA gene encoding extracellular matrix/biofilm regulator RemA: MSIKLINIGFGNIVSANRIISIVSPESAPIKRIIQEARDRGMLIDATYGRRTRAVIIMDSDHVILSAVQPETVAHRLTAKDQILDDEE; encoded by the coding sequence GTGAGTATCAAGCTGATCAACATCGGGTTTGGCAACATCGTGTCCGCCAACCGGATCATCTCCATCGTCAGCCCGGAGTCCGCACCCATCAAGCGGATCATCCAGGAGGCCCGGGACCGGGGCATGCTCATTGACGCGACGTACGGCCGCCGGACGCGGGCGGTGATCATCATGGACAGTGACCACGTCATCCTGTCTGCCGTGCAGCCGGAGACGGTGGCTCACCGGTTGACGGCCAAAGACCAAATTCTAGACGACGAGGAATGA
- a CDS encoding YicC/YloC family endoribonuclease codes for MALRSMTGFGQAVVEGTEVRVKVEIRSVNHRFAEFQIKIGRDLFALEEEVRALAAKRIGRGRVDGFVSVEPLRPLPAQVSVNWDLLDALCEAERAALRRQGVDRPALVSVAHWMTYPGVVTVETRTFDPDALRRDVLAAVTLACDRLVDMRLREGSRMAADMLAKLDDLARLTEEMARLAPAAAEAALRRLRDRLKAVVPGADEQRLLSEAAILADRACIDEELVRLESHIAEFRKSVREGSPVGRRLDFIVQEMHREVNTIGSKSTDLQIAKAVLEAKALVEQLREQAQNIE; via the coding sequence ATGGCACTGCGCAGCATGACCGGATTCGGGCAGGCGGTGGTCGAGGGAACCGAGGTCCGGGTGAAGGTCGAGATTCGGTCGGTGAACCACCGCTTCGCCGAATTTCAAATCAAAATTGGGCGGGATCTGTTCGCCCTGGAAGAGGAAGTGCGGGCGCTGGCGGCGAAGCGAATCGGGCGAGGGCGAGTGGATGGATTCGTCTCTGTCGAACCGCTGCGGCCCCTGCCGGCCCAGGTGTCGGTCAACTGGGATCTGCTCGACGCCCTGTGCGAGGCGGAGCGCGCCGCCCTGAGACGGCAGGGGGTGGACAGGCCCGCGTTGGTCTCGGTGGCTCATTGGATGACCTATCCCGGCGTGGTGACGGTCGAGACCCGCACGTTCGATCCCGATGCCCTACGGCGGGATGTCCTGGCCGCTGTGACCTTGGCGTGTGACCGGCTGGTCGACATGCGCCTGCGCGAAGGCAGCCGGATGGCGGCCGACATGCTTGCGAAACTGGACGATTTGGCTCGGTTGACGGAGGAGATGGCCAGACTCGCCCCCGCCGCTGCGGAGGCGGCGTTGAGGCGGCTGCGGGATCGGTTGAAGGCGGTGGTGCCGGGGGCGGACGAGCAGCGGCTCTTGTCCGAAGCCGCCATCCTCGCCGACCGGGCTTGCATCGACGAAGAACTCGTGCGCCTGGAGAGCCACATCGCCGAATTTCGCAAATCGGTCCGCGAGGGCAGCCCGGTGGGCCGGAGGCTGGACTTCATCGTCCAGGAGATGCACCGAGAGGTGAACACCATCGGATCGAAGTCGACGGATCTGCAGATCGCCAAAGCCGTTCTGGAGGCCAAGGCGCTGGTGGAGCAGCTCCGCGAACAGGCCCAAAACATTGAGTGA